One Peribacillus simplex NBRC 15720 = DSM 1321 genomic region harbors:
- a CDS encoding type II asparaginase — translation MNIKKYLGITFLLVTLLFSGSITAIHSSANSSPKEEKVEAASTNPKLNNVKIIATGGTIAGSATSNTDTTGYQAGALGVETLIKAVPELKQVANVSGEQIANIGSNNMDNKTLLKLAKRINELLKSKDVDGIVVTHGTDTLEETAYFLNLVVKSNKPVVIVGSMRPATAISADGPLNLYNAVKIAASKDAKNKGVLISLNDRIGSARYITKTNTTMTDTFQSEEQGYLGAIAGNKIFFYNEPTRKHTTKSVFDISKLDKLPQVDIIYSYQNDSRYLYDASVKAGAKGIIIAGEGNGLTSDTAFEGAKDAVKKGVIITRSSRVGNGIVTREKIDDENNFVTADSLNPQKARILTMLALTKTDDPKEIQQFFNEY, via the coding sequence ATGAACATTAAAAAATACCTAGGAATCACGTTTCTATTAGTTACACTATTATTTTCTGGATCTATCACTGCTATCCATAGCTCAGCAAATAGTAGTCCAAAAGAAGAGAAAGTAGAAGCAGCTTCAACAAATCCCAAGTTAAACAATGTGAAAATTATAGCTACTGGTGGAACGATTGCAGGCTCTGCTACATCCAATACTGACACAACTGGTTATCAAGCAGGTGCACTTGGTGTTGAAACACTAATTAAAGCTGTTCCTGAATTAAAACAAGTAGCAAATGTGAGTGGTGAACAAATCGCCAATATTGGCAGTAACAATATGGATAATAAAACCTTATTAAAGTTGGCGAAACGAATTAACGAGTTATTAAAATCTAAAGACGTTGATGGAATTGTCGTAACGCATGGAACAGATACCTTAGAAGAAACTGCTTACTTTCTGAATCTGGTCGTAAAAAGCAACAAACCTGTCGTAATTGTTGGATCAATGAGACCGGCTACAGCTATAAGTGCAGATGGACCTTTAAACTTATATAATGCTGTAAAAATTGCTGCTAGTAAAGATGCTAAGAACAAAGGTGTTTTAATCTCATTAAATGACCGGATAGGTTCTGCACGTTATATAACTAAAACCAATACTACCATGACAGATACATTTCAATCTGAGGAACAAGGCTATTTAGGAGCAATCGCAGGTAATAAAATATTTTTCTACAATGAACCCACACGTAAACATACAACCAAATCGGTGTTTGATATATCAAAACTAGATAAACTTCCTCAAGTGGACATTATTTATAGCTATCAAAATGATAGTAGATATCTTTACGATGCCTCTGTGAAAGCAGGAGCTAAAGGGATCATAATAGCAGGTGAAGGAAACGGTTTAACTTCTGATACTGCTTTTGAGGGTGCTAAAGACGCTGTCAAAAAAGGCGTGATTATTACTCGATCTAGCCGTGTAGGAAATGGTATTGTTACGAGAGAAAAGATTGACGATGAAAATAATTTTGTTACAGCGGACTCACTTAATCCTCAAAAAGCACGCATTTTGACGATGCTTGCATTAACAAAAACAGATGATCCAAAAGAAATTCAGCAATTTTTTAACGAATATTAA
- a CDS encoding MarR family winged helix-turn-helix transcriptional regulator: MNNKQEELIKSWLSFTQFHETVLKELEHSLQQNYKLALKAFYVLLFLAETPEKQLPLQELQHMIGLSQSAMSRLAARMESKNCGVIRRHGYGDDRRGVYTTMTEKGEQFFEEVLETFEEAIEKTRQNSDFKVNLKILNSFNKQS, encoded by the coding sequence ATGAATAATAAACAAGAAGAATTAATAAAAAGCTGGTTATCTTTCACACAATTTCATGAAACTGTTTTAAAGGAACTTGAACATTCTCTTCAACAGAACTACAAGCTTGCTTTAAAAGCATTTTATGTATTACTATTTCTTGCGGAAACACCTGAAAAACAATTACCCCTTCAAGAGTTGCAACATATGATTGGGTTAAGCCAAAGTGCTATGTCTAGACTTGCAGCTAGAATGGAATCAAAAAACTGTGGAGTAATTAGACGTCATGGATATGGAGACGATAGACGAGGTGTTTATACAACAATGACTGAAAAAGGGGAACAATTTTTTGAAGAAGTATTAGAAACGTTTGAAGAAGCAATTGAAAAGACGCGTCAAAATAGTGACTTTAAAGTTAATCTGAAAATCTTAAATAGTTTTAATAAGCAGTCATAA
- a CDS encoding nuclear transport factor 2 family protein — MFITHKLVNYTSINRATISEVFSKFSKALEEGNTLTLRELLLPNAQASFSMYGEFEGVEAIIEGLLNKEETPDIVHHYVTNEYIAIKEELSQQSVYLTGLFIHKDNGQMNPFWFGGHYVNSYKLTEGGWEISHLRFDLDWHYGTSPYTSKWKPAGRTLGWTPDTENPKILSELEAPWRVIPESEESNYEEEEVVATFNRYAWAFDQGDFSLLNDIFTEDATINMVPIGEIKGRKNIISQLKISRSGRPTFHHAVEPHGIEIKKEKAKLKMYRLIPFRPTEDTIENPVYGAVYTCNLRKEDGMWKFEQMNYEEGSLFQLK; from the coding sequence ATGTTTATAACTCACAAGTTAGTGAACTATACAAGTATAAATCGTGCTACTATTAGCGAAGTATTTTCTAAGTTTTCAAAAGCTCTTGAAGAGGGGAATACTTTAACTTTACGAGAACTTCTACTTCCTAATGCCCAAGCAAGCTTTAGCATGTATGGGGAATTTGAAGGTGTAGAAGCTATAATAGAGGGCCTATTAAATAAAGAAGAAACCCCAGACATTGTTCACCATTACGTAACTAATGAATATATAGCAATAAAGGAAGAACTAAGTCAGCAAAGCGTTTATTTAACAGGCTTATTTATTCATAAGGATAATGGACAAATGAATCCATTTTGGTTTGGAGGACACTATGTTAATTCGTATAAACTGACTGAAGGCGGTTGGGAAATTTCTCATCTTAGATTTGACCTAGATTGGCATTATGGCACAAGTCCGTATACAAGTAAATGGAAACCTGCAGGTCGTACTTTAGGATGGACTCCAGATACTGAGAATCCAAAAATTCTTAGTGAGTTAGAAGCTCCCTGGAGAGTTATTCCTGAATCTGAAGAGAGTAATTATGAGGAGGAAGAAGTTGTAGCAACATTTAATCGTTATGCCTGGGCTTTTGATCAAGGAGATTTTAGTTTGCTTAACGATATATTTACAGAGGATGCTACGATAAATATGGTTCCTATTGGTGAAATTAAAGGACGAAAGAATATTATTAGTCAGTTAAAAATTTCTCGTTCAGGTAGACCTACTTTTCATCATGCAGTGGAACCACATGGAATTGAAATAAAGAAAGAAAAAGCTAAATTAAAAATGTATCGTCTGATACCTTTTAGACCAACAGAAGATACTATAGAAAATCCAGTTTATGGTGCAGTCTATACATGTAACCTTCGAAAGGAAGACGGTATGTGGAAATTCGAACAGATGAACTACGAAGAAGGTTCTTTATTTCAGCTTAAATAA
- a CDS encoding cation:dicarboxylate symporter family transporter produces MKKFKLSLASQIFIGLILGIIVGAIFYGNETAQNFLQPFGDIFLRMIKMIVVPIIVSSLIVAVAGVGDLKAVGKLGAKSLSYFVVVTMIAIAVGLISANIIQPGAGVNMNNLEQTDISTYVDTAETKQHESFVDTLVHIVPSNPVKAMVEGDMLAIIFFSVLFGLSIAAIGEKGKPVFRFFQGTAEGMFYLTNMVMKFAPIGVFALIGVTISKFGLESLIPLGKLALSVYGSMLFFVIVILGLIAKFVGFNIFTLIKLLKEELILAFSTASSEAVLPKIMEKMEKAGCPKHIATFVIPTGYSFNLDGSTLYQALAAIFIAQMYGIDLSTYEQITLMLVLMITSKGIAGVPGVSFVVLLATLGTVGIPIEGLAFIAGIDRILDMGRTVVNVIGNSLAAIVISKWEGQFNEVRNKVA; encoded by the coding sequence ATGAAGAAATTCAAATTAAGTTTAGCTAGCCAAATTTTCATTGGTTTAATTCTAGGGATTATCGTTGGTGCCATTTTTTATGGTAATGAGACGGCCCAAAACTTTTTACAGCCATTCGGAGACATTTTCCTACGAATGATTAAAATGATTGTTGTGCCAATCATTGTGTCAAGTCTTATCGTTGCAGTTGCGGGTGTAGGTGATTTAAAAGCAGTAGGAAAACTAGGAGCTAAATCACTTTCATACTTTGTGGTGGTAACTATGATTGCGATTGCTGTTGGTTTAATTTCCGCGAATATCATCCAGCCTGGTGCTGGTGTAAATATGAATAATCTGGAACAAACTGATATATCCACTTATGTTGATACAGCAGAAACTAAGCAGCATGAATCTTTCGTAGATACACTCGTTCACATTGTACCATCCAATCCAGTTAAAGCTATGGTAGAAGGCGATATGCTAGCGATCATTTTCTTCTCCGTGTTGTTTGGACTTAGCATCGCGGCTATCGGTGAAAAAGGTAAACCAGTATTCCGTTTCTTCCAAGGTACAGCAGAAGGAATGTTCTACCTAACTAATATGGTCATGAAATTTGCTCCTATCGGGGTATTTGCACTAATTGGTGTGACCATCTCCAAGTTCGGTTTGGAATCTTTAATTCCGTTAGGTAAGTTAGCGCTTTCTGTATACGGATCAATGCTTTTCTTTGTAATTGTCATTCTGGGTCTTATAGCAAAATTTGTAGGATTCAATATCTTTACGTTGATTAAACTTCTAAAAGAGGAATTGATTCTTGCGTTCTCTACAGCAAGTTCAGAAGCGGTTCTTCCGAAAATCATGGAAAAAATGGAGAAAGCGGGATGTCCGAAACATATTGCTACGTTTGTTATTCCGACTGGATACTCTTTTAACCTTGATGGCTCTACATTATATCAAGCGTTAGCAGCTATCTTCATCGCTCAAATGTATGGAATTGATTTAAGCACGTATGAGCAAATTACGCTAATGCTAGTGTTAATGATCACGTCTAAGGGGATTGCGGGTGTACCAGGTGTATCTTTCGTAGTTCTTTTAGCGACATTAGGAACAGTTGGTATTCCTATTGAAGGTTTAGCATTTATTGCCGGTATCGACCGTATTCTTGATATGGGACGTACAGTAGTAAACGTTATTGGTAATTCACTTGCGGCAATCGTCATCTCTAAATGGGAAGGTCAATTTAATGAAGTGAGAAATAAAGTCGCATAA
- a CDS encoding LLM class flavin-dependent oxidoreductase has product MISLNILDYSPIDEGSNAREALFQTTELAKKADKLGYSRFWVSEHHQMLSLAGSNPEMLMMHLAASTERIRIGSGGVMLPHYSSYKVAENFRMLEALYPNRIDLGLGRAPGANSLVTYALNEEKSRPLPYEQQVVDLKSFLTDEFSEDHRFNELTATPVIDTKPEMWILGAGGGSARIAAENGTAFTFAHFINPFGDGLTAVKHYRENFKPSSLFEEPKVMIGVFAVVAETNEEAEEIAKAFDLWLLKAESLQTPTSYPSIQTAMDYQYSPHEIERISRNRNRVLVGDAKKVKNQIEKLAQLYGTNEITILPNISGAHNRIKSIELLAEAYNLSNQ; this is encoded by the coding sequence ATGATTTCATTAAACATACTGGATTATTCTCCAATAGATGAAGGAAGTAATGCACGTGAAGCGTTATTTCAAACAACTGAATTAGCAAAGAAAGCTGATAAACTTGGTTATAGCAGATTTTGGGTATCTGAGCATCACCAAATGTTATCACTTGCTGGTAGCAATCCTGAAATGTTGATGATGCATCTAGCAGCATCAACTGAGCGTATTCGAATTGGTTCAGGAGGGGTTATGCTTCCGCATTATAGTTCGTATAAAGTAGCTGAAAACTTTCGCATGTTGGAAGCATTGTATCCGAATCGTATCGACCTGGGGCTAGGGAGAGCACCTGGAGCAAACAGTTTAGTAACCTATGCTTTAAACGAAGAAAAATCAAGACCACTTCCATATGAGCAGCAAGTTGTAGACTTAAAAAGTTTTTTAACAGATGAGTTTTCAGAAGACCATCGTTTTAATGAATTGACTGCTACGCCTGTTATTGATACAAAACCAGAAATGTGGATTTTAGGAGCTGGTGGAGGCAGTGCAAGGATCGCTGCCGAGAATGGCACTGCATTTACATTCGCACACTTTATTAATCCATTTGGAGATGGCTTAACCGCAGTTAAACATTATCGAGAGAACTTTAAACCATCTTCTTTATTTGAAGAACCTAAAGTAATGATCGGGGTATTTGCCGTTGTGGCTGAAACAAATGAAGAGGCAGAAGAGATTGCTAAGGCTTTTGATCTGTGGCTTCTCAAAGCTGAGTCATTACAAACACCAACTTCTTATCCATCTATTCAAACAGCGATGGACTATCAGTATAGTCCACATGAAATAGAACGTATTTCGAGAAATCGAAATCGTGTACTTGTTGGGGATGCAAAGAAAGTGAAAAATCAAATTGAAAAACTAGCTCAGCTTTATGGCACGAATGAAATAACCATCTTACCTAATATTTCTGGAGCCCATAATCGAATAAAGTCAATTGAGTTATTAGCAGAGGCTTATAACTTATCTAACCAATAA